From the Salvelinus alpinus chromosome 32, SLU_Salpinus.1, whole genome shotgun sequence genome, one window contains:
- the LOC139562271 gene encoding IQ motif and ankyrin repeat domain-containing protein 1-like isoform X2, with the protein MSSRSTKSPGKTGAKAPSKGAVQSSEAGASPQRRQSTGVTQGGQSKGKSAVAKARRNTSASAKTVQPPKKNVEPTQEELAAVTIQRATRGLLARRERVRRQKEKQDYEDLMDRLEKEAFVALVRREQEEAEWKRKKEEDERKGKKEEQLLRTRLLEAAFDGEAVEVLAILKEVSDRDTKRGLGLDEAGKRQRLLNQLCMINITDANGNTAVSEAAGGGQPEVITLLVERGADINTRGAFGRTPIYRAAFGGHLGAVQTLLQLGADPRTHADDGSTPEQVASEEAVVATLQNWDLSATDSMLTKMKAEEQRRAEEEKKQNEAETDRLKGEVEQLQIEHERCQRELQKAFVELNKRITEHDRCVRKGMEEQVKVTLQVVHEAEDVLAKAQIAAHEAAGQLSLAKLTLREQSGGDAVLDRGGVRCPVRDLEEVLIKDVGGKIKQDGRWPLLVDTYGQAATFLRYRDTNYLDALHPGDMQPDKLRLALLGAIRYGKPLVINMMEVDLFESVQNQLDQVNPGLSEQLMNKELLQEERYLSLVRSTDGPQYARTEFMLDRIEKFSLVLVTKQRHPPDALLTAFYPIHVMLPEAKI; encoded by the exons ATGAGTTCACGTAGTACTAAAAGCCCAGGGAAAACTGGAGCCAAGGCACCGTCGAAGGGAGCAGTTCAATCATCAGAGGCAG GTGCCTCCCCACAGCGCAGACAGAGCACTGGTGTGACCCAGGGTGGCCAGTCCAAAGGCAAATCTGCTGTTGCCAAGGCAAGACGAAACACCTCTGCCAGTGCCAAGACAGTGCAACCACCAAAGAAAA ATGTAGAGCCGACTCAAGAGGAGCTAGCTGCAGTGACCATCCAGCGGGCCACTCGAGGCCTGCTGGCCAGGCGAGAGCGGGTCCGGAGACAGAAGGAAAAACAGGACTATGAAGACCTTATGGATCGCTTGGAGAAAGAG GCTTTTGTGGCGCTAGTACGAAGAGAACAGGAAGAGGCGGAGTGGAAAAGGAAGAAGGAGGAGGACGAGAGAAAGGGGAAGaaggaagagcagctgctgcgAACCCGACTTCTGGAAGCAGCGTTCGATGGAGAGGCAGTGGAAGTGTTAGCAATTTTGAAGGAG GTCTCTGATAGGGACACAAAGCGTGGCCTTGGGTTGGATGAAGCAGGCAAACGCCAGCGGCTGCTAAACCAACTTTGCATGATAAACATCACAGATGCCAATGGCAACACAGCAGTGTCAGAAGCAGCAGGTGGGGGTCAGCCGGAAGTCATCACCTTATTGGTGGAGAGGGGTGCGGACATAAACACACGG ggTGCATTTGGACGGACTCCAATCTACAGAGCTGCGTTTGGAGGCCATCTTGGGGCAGTCCAGACCCTTCTACAGCTTGGGGCAGACCCGAGGACCCATGCAGATGATGGTAGCACTCCAGAGCAg GTGGCTTCCGAAGAGGCTGTGGTTGCCACTTTACAGAACTGGGATCTGAGTGCCACTGACTCCATGCTGACGAAGATGAaggcagaggaacagaggagggcgGAGGAAGAGAAAAAGCAGAACGAGGCGGAGACTGACCG CCTGAAAGGGGAGGTGGAGCAGCTCCAGATAGAGCATGAGCGATGCCAAAGAGAG ctgCAGAAGGCCTTCGTTGAACTGAATAAGAGGATCACAGAACATGATAGATGTGTGAGGAAGGGTATGGAGGAGCAGGTTAAAGTCACCTTGCAG GTGGTTCATGAAGCTGAAGATGTGTTGGCGAAAGCTCAAATAGCAGCTCATGAGGCTGCAGGGCAACTATCCCTTGCCAAGCTGACACTGAGAGAGCAGTCTGGTGGAG ATGCTGTCCTGGACCGTGGTGGGGTTCGTTGCCCGGTTCGTGACCTTGAGGAAGTTCTTATTAAAGATGTAGGCGGCAAGATCAAGCAGGATGGCAG GTGGCCCCTGCTTGTGGATACCTATGGTCAGGCTGCCACATTTCTACGCTACAGAGACACTAACTACCTGGACGCCTTGCACCCTGGAGACATGCAGCCTGACAAACTGAGGCTCGCTCTACTGGGGGCCAtcag GTACGGAAAGCCCTTGGTTATTAACATGATGGAGGTGGACTTGTTTGAGAGTGTACAGAACCAGCTCGACCAGGTGAACCCAGGGCTGAGTGAGCAGCTGATGAACAAGGAGCTCCTGCAAGAAGAGAG GTACCTAAGCCTGGTGCGCTCCACAGATGGTCCTCAGTATGCCAGAACTGAGTTCATGCTGGACCGCATTGAGAAGTTCAGCCTGGTCTTGGTGACCAAACAGCGCCACCCTCCTGATGCACTGCTCACAGCATTCTATCCCATCCATGTCATGCTGCCAGAAGCCAAAATATGA
- the LOC139562271 gene encoding IQ motif and ankyrin repeat domain-containing protein 1-like isoform X3: MSSRSTKSPGKTGAKAPSKGAVQSSEAGASPQRRQSTGVTQGGQSKGKSAVAKARRNTSASAKTVQPPKKNVEPTQEELAAVTIQRATRGLLARRERVRRQKEKQDYEDLMDRLEKEAFVALVRREQEEAEWKRKKEEDERKGKKEEQLLRTRLLEAAFDGEAVEVLAILKEVSDRDTKRGLGLDEAGKRQRLLNQLCMINITDANGNTAVSEAAGGGQPEVITLLVERGADINTRGAFGRTPIYRAAFGGHLGAVQTLLQLGADPRTHADDGSTPEQVASEEAVVATLQNWDLSATDSMLTKMKAEEQRRAEEEKKQNEAETDRLKGEVEQLQIEHERCQREVVHEAEDVLAKAQIAAHEAAGQLSLAKLTLREQSGGDAVLDRGGVRCPVRDLEEVLIKDVGGKIKQDGRWPLLVDTYGQAATFLRYRDTNYLDALHPGDMQPDKLRLALLGAIRYGKPLVINMMEVDLFESVQNQLDQVNPGLSEQLMNKELLQEERYLSLVRSTDGPQYARTEFMLDRIEKFSLVLVTKQRHPPDALLTAFYPIHVMLPEAKI, from the exons ATGAGTTCACGTAGTACTAAAAGCCCAGGGAAAACTGGAGCCAAGGCACCGTCGAAGGGAGCAGTTCAATCATCAGAGGCAG GTGCCTCCCCACAGCGCAGACAGAGCACTGGTGTGACCCAGGGTGGCCAGTCCAAAGGCAAATCTGCTGTTGCCAAGGCAAGACGAAACACCTCTGCCAGTGCCAAGACAGTGCAACCACCAAAGAAAA ATGTAGAGCCGACTCAAGAGGAGCTAGCTGCAGTGACCATCCAGCGGGCCACTCGAGGCCTGCTGGCCAGGCGAGAGCGGGTCCGGAGACAGAAGGAAAAACAGGACTATGAAGACCTTATGGATCGCTTGGAGAAAGAG GCTTTTGTGGCGCTAGTACGAAGAGAACAGGAAGAGGCGGAGTGGAAAAGGAAGAAGGAGGAGGACGAGAGAAAGGGGAAGaaggaagagcagctgctgcgAACCCGACTTCTGGAAGCAGCGTTCGATGGAGAGGCAGTGGAAGTGTTAGCAATTTTGAAGGAG GTCTCTGATAGGGACACAAAGCGTGGCCTTGGGTTGGATGAAGCAGGCAAACGCCAGCGGCTGCTAAACCAACTTTGCATGATAAACATCACAGATGCCAATGGCAACACAGCAGTGTCAGAAGCAGCAGGTGGGGGTCAGCCGGAAGTCATCACCTTATTGGTGGAGAGGGGTGCGGACATAAACACACGG ggTGCATTTGGACGGACTCCAATCTACAGAGCTGCGTTTGGAGGCCATCTTGGGGCAGTCCAGACCCTTCTACAGCTTGGGGCAGACCCGAGGACCCATGCAGATGATGGTAGCACTCCAGAGCAg GTGGCTTCCGAAGAGGCTGTGGTTGCCACTTTACAGAACTGGGATCTGAGTGCCACTGACTCCATGCTGACGAAGATGAaggcagaggaacagaggagggcgGAGGAAGAGAAAAAGCAGAACGAGGCGGAGACTGACCG CCTGAAAGGGGAGGTGGAGCAGCTCCAGATAGAGCATGAGCGATGCCAAAGAGAG GTGGTTCATGAAGCTGAAGATGTGTTGGCGAAAGCTCAAATAGCAGCTCATGAGGCTGCAGGGCAACTATCCCTTGCCAAGCTGACACTGAGAGAGCAGTCTGGTGGAG ATGCTGTCCTGGACCGTGGTGGGGTTCGTTGCCCGGTTCGTGACCTTGAGGAAGTTCTTATTAAAGATGTAGGCGGCAAGATCAAGCAGGATGGCAG GTGGCCCCTGCTTGTGGATACCTATGGTCAGGCTGCCACATTTCTACGCTACAGAGACACTAACTACCTGGACGCCTTGCACCCTGGAGACATGCAGCCTGACAAACTGAGGCTCGCTCTACTGGGGGCCAtcag GTACGGAAAGCCCTTGGTTATTAACATGATGGAGGTGGACTTGTTTGAGAGTGTACAGAACCAGCTCGACCAGGTGAACCCAGGGCTGAGTGAGCAGCTGATGAACAAGGAGCTCCTGCAAGAAGAGAG GTACCTAAGCCTGGTGCGCTCCACAGATGGTCCTCAGTATGCCAGAACTGAGTTCATGCTGGACCGCATTGAGAAGTTCAGCCTGGTCTTGGTGACCAAACAGCGCCACCCTCCTGATGCACTGCTCACAGCATTCTATCCCATCCATGTCATGCTGCCAGAAGCCAAAATATGA
- the LOC139562271 gene encoding IQ motif and ankyrin repeat domain-containing protein 1-like isoform X1, whose protein sequence is MSSRSTKSPGKTGAKAPSKGAVQSSEAGASPQRRQSTGVTQGGQSKGKSAVAKARRNTSASAKTVQPPKKNVEPTQEELAAVTIQRATRGLLARRERVRRQKEKQDYEDLMDRLEKEAFVALVRREQEEAEWKRKKEEDERKGKKEEQLLRTRLLEAAFDGEAVEVLAILKEVSDRDTKRGLGLDEAGKRQRLLNQLCMINITDANGNTAVSEAAGGGQPEVITLLVERGADINTRGAFGRTPIYRAAFGGHLGAVQTLLQLGADPRTHADDGSTPEQVASEEAVVATLQNWDLSATDSMLTKMKAEEQRRAEEEKKQNEAETDRLKGEVEQLQIEHERCQRELQKAFVELNKRITEHDRCVRKGMEEQVKVTLQYWCVCVCVCVCVCVCVCVCVKVVHEAEDVLAKAQIAAHEAAGQLSLAKLTLREQSGGDAVLDRGGVRCPVRDLEEVLIKDVGGKIKQDGRWPLLVDTYGQAATFLRYRDTNYLDALHPGDMQPDKLRLALLGAIRYGKPLVINMMEVDLFESVQNQLDQVNPGLSEQLMNKELLQEERYLSLVRSTDGPQYARTEFMLDRIEKFSLVLVTKQRHPPDALLTAFYPIHVMLPEAKI, encoded by the exons ATGAGTTCACGTAGTACTAAAAGCCCAGGGAAAACTGGAGCCAAGGCACCGTCGAAGGGAGCAGTTCAATCATCAGAGGCAG GTGCCTCCCCACAGCGCAGACAGAGCACTGGTGTGACCCAGGGTGGCCAGTCCAAAGGCAAATCTGCTGTTGCCAAGGCAAGACGAAACACCTCTGCCAGTGCCAAGACAGTGCAACCACCAAAGAAAA ATGTAGAGCCGACTCAAGAGGAGCTAGCTGCAGTGACCATCCAGCGGGCCACTCGAGGCCTGCTGGCCAGGCGAGAGCGGGTCCGGAGACAGAAGGAAAAACAGGACTATGAAGACCTTATGGATCGCTTGGAGAAAGAG GCTTTTGTGGCGCTAGTACGAAGAGAACAGGAAGAGGCGGAGTGGAAAAGGAAGAAGGAGGAGGACGAGAGAAAGGGGAAGaaggaagagcagctgctgcgAACCCGACTTCTGGAAGCAGCGTTCGATGGAGAGGCAGTGGAAGTGTTAGCAATTTTGAAGGAG GTCTCTGATAGGGACACAAAGCGTGGCCTTGGGTTGGATGAAGCAGGCAAACGCCAGCGGCTGCTAAACCAACTTTGCATGATAAACATCACAGATGCCAATGGCAACACAGCAGTGTCAGAAGCAGCAGGTGGGGGTCAGCCGGAAGTCATCACCTTATTGGTGGAGAGGGGTGCGGACATAAACACACGG ggTGCATTTGGACGGACTCCAATCTACAGAGCTGCGTTTGGAGGCCATCTTGGGGCAGTCCAGACCCTTCTACAGCTTGGGGCAGACCCGAGGACCCATGCAGATGATGGTAGCACTCCAGAGCAg GTGGCTTCCGAAGAGGCTGTGGTTGCCACTTTACAGAACTGGGATCTGAGTGCCACTGACTCCATGCTGACGAAGATGAaggcagaggaacagaggagggcgGAGGAAGAGAAAAAGCAGAACGAGGCGGAGACTGACCG CCTGAAAGGGGAGGTGGAGCAGCTCCAGATAGAGCATGAGCGATGCCAAAGAGAG ctgCAGAAGGCCTTCGTTGAACTGAATAAGAGGATCACAGAACATGATAGATGTGTGAGGAAGGGTATGGAGGAGCAGGTTAAAGTCACCTTGCAG tactggtgtgtgtgtgtgtgtgtgtgtgtgtgtgtgtgtgtgtgcgtgtgcgtgtgcgtaaaGGTGGTTCATGAAGCTGAAGATGTGTTGGCGAAAGCTCAAATAGCAGCTCATGAGGCTGCAGGGCAACTATCCCTTGCCAAGCTGACACTGAGAGAGCAGTCTGGTGGAG ATGCTGTCCTGGACCGTGGTGGGGTTCGTTGCCCGGTTCGTGACCTTGAGGAAGTTCTTATTAAAGATGTAGGCGGCAAGATCAAGCAGGATGGCAG GTGGCCCCTGCTTGTGGATACCTATGGTCAGGCTGCCACATTTCTACGCTACAGAGACACTAACTACCTGGACGCCTTGCACCCTGGAGACATGCAGCCTGACAAACTGAGGCTCGCTCTACTGGGGGCCAtcag GTACGGAAAGCCCTTGGTTATTAACATGATGGAGGTGGACTTGTTTGAGAGTGTACAGAACCAGCTCGACCAGGTGAACCCAGGGCTGAGTGAGCAGCTGATGAACAAGGAGCTCCTGCAAGAAGAGAG GTACCTAAGCCTGGTGCGCTCCACAGATGGTCCTCAGTATGCCAGAACTGAGTTCATGCTGGACCGCATTGAGAAGTTCAGCCTGGTCTTGGTGACCAAACAGCGCCACCCTCCTGATGCACTGCTCACAGCATTCTATCCCATCCATGTCATGCTGCCAGAAGCCAAAATATGA